A window of Rhizobium sp. CC-YZS058 genomic DNA:
CCCACCTGTTTCGCGGAGAGTTTCGATGCTGAGAAAGTTGATCAATGTCGTGGTGTTCGTTCCGCTCGGCATCGTTCTCATCGTGCTTTGCGTCGCCAACCGCCAGCCGGTGAAGCTCGCCTTCAATCCGTTCGATACGGCCGATACGGTGCTGGCGCTGACCGCGCCCTTCTATGTCTTCCTGTTCCTCGCCCTGATTCTGGGGCTTTTGATCGGCGCTGCTGCCACATGGGTCAGCCAGGGCAAGTATCGGCGCCGCGCGCGGATCGAGGCCAGCGAAGCGCTGAAATGGCATCAGGAGGCCGAAAAGCGCCAGGCCCAGGCAGCAGCAGCCCAGCCGTCCACCGTGCCGGCCGGCCAGACGAGCCTTGCGCCGGCCGCCAACCGGTCGACCGGCCTCGTTGCAGCGAAGCTGCGCTGATCAGCCTTCCACAGGCTGCCCTTGCGCCTTGCGCAGGGCGGCCGCGGTAAAGCGGGCGAAGAAGCGCTCGGCGATCCGGTTTGCTCCGGAGGAAACGAGCTTCGAGCCCAGCTGGGCGATCTTGCCGGAAACATCGGCGGTAATTGCGTAAACGAGCAGCGTTTCGGCTTCGCCGATCGCTTCGAGCCGCACATCGGCGCCGCCCTTGGCAAAGCCGGCGAGGCCCCCCTTCCCTTCTCCTTCGATCCGGTAGCTTTCCGGCGGATTGAGCGCCGACAGCGTGATGACGCCGGAGAAGGACATGGAAACGAAGCCGAACTTCACCGTAACTACGGCATCGAGCGTGGTCGGCGAGGTCCAGTCGAGCATCGAGCAGCCGGGGATGCAGGCTTTCAGCACCTCCGGATCGTTCAGCGCCGCCCAGACATCCTCCCGCGGCAGCGCGATGCGCTCTTCCCCGACCATCTCCATGCACGACCACTCCCCTTGCCTCCGGCGCAGGCGGCCGGGCGCTCGAATGTAAGTTGGGATAAGACTTTGCCAAGAGCGGCGGCGATGCTATTTGCACGCAAGCCGCATCTGACGGCTCGATATGACGAGAAGGCACGTCTCCTTGAAGGACAAGACCAGACGCCCGGGAGGCCGGCCGGACGCGCCGAAGCGCCAGCGCCCCGAACAGCCGCGTGGGCCGGCAAAGCCGCAGCAGGCGACATCCCGCCCAGCCCCGAGGCCGGCAGGCAAACCTGCCATGGCCACGCGCAGCGAACATGCGCCCGCCGCGATGACGGAAGACCGCATGCCGGCTGCGCCGCTCCGGCGCCGAGAGGGTGCGGCCCCGGCGCAAACCGTGCCCCTGATCCTCGAAACGGCCGCCTCCGACGATTATGCCCTGATCGACAGCGGCGATGCCCTGAAGCTTGAGCGTTACGGGCCCTACCTCATCGTGCGTCCCGAGGCGCAGGCCCTGTGGCCCAAGGCCGCGCCTGAACTCTGGGACAAGGCAGATGCGATCTTTACCGGCGATACGGATGAAGATGGCATGGGCCGCTGGCGGTTTCCCAAGATGCTGCTTGGCGAAACCTGGCCGATGCAGCTTCTCGACGCCGAGTTTCTCGGCCGCTTCACCGCCTTCCGCCATGTCGGGGTCTTTCCCGAGCAGATGGTCCATTGGGCCTGGATGAAGGCGCGGATCGAAGAGGCGCGCCGGCCGCTGAAGGTGCTGAACCTGTTCGGCTATACCGGGGTTGCTTCGCTGATCGCCGCCACGGCCGGTGCCGAGGTCACCCATGTGGACGCCTCCAGAAAGGCGATCGGCTGGGCGCGCGAAAACCAGGCGCTCGGCCGCGCCGAACATCTGCCGATCCGCTGGATCTGCGATGATGCG
This region includes:
- a CDS encoding DUF1049 domain-containing protein; this translates as MLRKLINVVVFVPLGIVLIVLCVANRQPVKLAFNPFDTADTVLALTAPFYVFLFLALILGLLIGAAATWVSQGKYRRRARIEASEALKWHQEAEKRQAQAAAAQPSTVPAGQTSLAPAANRSTGLVAAKLR
- a CDS encoding carbon monoxide dehydrogenase subunit G, whose amino-acid sequence is MEMVGEERIALPREDVWAALNDPEVLKACIPGCSMLDWTSPTTLDAVVTVKFGFVSMSFSGVITLSALNPPESYRIEGEGKGGLAGFAKGGADVRLEAIGEAETLLVYAITADVSGKIAQLGSKLVSSGANRIAERFFARFTAAALRKAQGQPVEG
- a CDS encoding class I SAM-dependent rRNA methyltransferase, translated to MTEDRMPAAPLRRREGAAPAQTVPLILETAASDDYALIDSGDALKLERYGPYLIVRPEAQALWPKAAPELWDKADAIFTGDTDEDGMGRWRFPKMLLGETWPMQLLDAEFLGRFTAFRHVGVFPEQMVHWAWMKARIEEARRPLKVLNLFGYTGVASLIAATAGAEVTHVDASRKAIGWARENQALGRAEHLPIRWICDDAMKFIQREARRGSRYDIILTDPPKFGRGPNGEVWQLFDHLPAMLDTCREILSPQAEGLVLTAYSIRASFYAIHELMRETMRGCGGRVESGELILRETGPDEVGSGRALSTSLFSRWVPA